From Providencia sp. R33, a single genomic window includes:
- a CDS encoding AraC family transcriptional regulator → MRNIPLKTVDAVPRDVLAIGTDYLPNVLLDSHVHRRAQFLYGATGLIEVSTDDGEWVIPPDSGVWIPCNTPHETRMLNVSTRSLYIEPAAAPRKGNKCEVLRVSPLLRQLLLEAVDTPIEYDLHGRDGVMIQLILHEIERAEPLPFYAPIPRDEHLAQMCREFLKAPQITSLPQEWAAKLHKSERSFSRFFGAQTGLSFSDWRQQACLLSAITHISAGKSITEVAFDLGYSSVGSFSTMFKKWLGQSPSSFIQRIGE, encoded by the coding sequence ATGCGAAATATTCCCCTTAAGACCGTTGATGCCGTTCCTCGTGATGTTCTTGCGATCGGAACTGACTACTTACCGAATGTGTTGCTGGACTCCCACGTTCACCGCCGTGCGCAGTTTTTGTATGGCGCCACAGGCTTGATTGAAGTGAGTACTGACGATGGCGAGTGGGTTATTCCACCTGATAGCGGCGTGTGGATCCCCTGCAATACCCCCCATGAAACCCGTATGCTAAATGTGAGTACGCGCAGTTTGTATATCGAACCCGCAGCGGCACCACGTAAAGGAAATAAATGCGAAGTGCTGCGTGTTTCGCCACTACTTCGACAATTATTACTGGAAGCGGTCGATACGCCGATCGAATACGATCTTCATGGCCGTGATGGTGTGATGATCCAATTGATCTTGCACGAGATTGAGCGTGCCGAACCTTTGCCATTTTATGCGCCGATCCCACGGGATGAGCACCTCGCCCAAATGTGTCGTGAATTTTTAAAAGCCCCTCAAATCACCTCACTTCCCCAAGAATGGGCGGCGAAACTACACAAAAGTGAGCGTTCCTTTAGTCGTTTTTTTGGGGCGCAGACAGGCCTCTCTTTTTCAGATTGGCGACAACAAGCATGCTTGCTCAGTGCCATTACCCATATTTCCGCAGGAAAATCGATTACCGAAGTGGCTTTTGACTTGGGTTATAGTAGCGTGGGGTCATTTTCCACAATGTTTAAAAAGTGGTTGGGGCAAAGCCCTTCCAGTTTTATCCAGCGAATTGGTGAGTAA
- a CDS encoding DMSO/selenate family reductase complex A subunit, with amino-acid sequence MENYNGQNDEQVGLIEPLTRRRFIQGSSALMAVPFLAANTVASTSENPDIIPTKTINNEGERVVSTCSSFDCGGKCDIRAHVKEGVVTRISTRPDADLDEEMPIMRACVRGRSYRKFVYHPNRLKYPMKRVGKRGEGRFERISWEEATTLIASNMQRINEQYGPASRFVSLSTGVTGGIFSGANMLRRLFNMTGGFLENYHSVSNGNTMAVTPYTYGTSASGSTLDTLENTPLVILWGHNPNETIFGHSNHYFQKMKKNGTKFIVVDPRYSDTASSLADQWIPILPTTDNAMMDAMMYVIISENRHDQAFIDKYTVGFDEHQMPDGVPENESLVAYLMGKKDGVVKTPEWAEPITKVPADTIRQLAREYASTKPAALMQGWGPQRHICGERSARGATLLATITGNVGVKGGWAAGYGMAVTPDLRKTLAGPSLFENPVKAKINITNWVQACEDKNLVTPNNGLKNAEKLDTEIKMIFSLAGNYMTNQNPDILHAAKVLEDESKVEFIVYSDLYMTPSAKYADILLPETSFLERWNVGGTWGTGNYIILSEKVIEPEFERRSDYEWLCEVAEKLGVGEKFSEGRTEKQWIEHLVNDAHQKSPEDGIPTFDELLVKRRHLLKHKPHTGHVAFEKNINDIENHPFETPSGKIEIFSKRLYERNDVDIPALSHYVPAIEGPEDDLTTRFPLQLITWKGRNRANSTQFANPWLQEVQRQELWINPIDAKRRDISEGDAVKVNNDRGVTQVPVKITQRIMPGVVALQAGAWWQPDENGIDQGGCANVLTSARSTAMAHGNAHQTLLVEVTKA; translated from the coding sequence ATGGAAAATTACAACGGTCAGAATGATGAGCAAGTCGGCCTGATTGAACCTTTAACCCGTCGTCGGTTTATTCAAGGCAGCTCTGCGCTCATGGCTGTCCCATTTTTAGCCGCAAATACGGTCGCTTCAACATCAGAAAACCCAGATATCATCCCAACAAAAACCATTAATAATGAGGGTGAACGTGTCGTTTCCACTTGCAGTAGTTTTGACTGCGGAGGGAAATGTGATATTCGAGCACATGTCAAAGAAGGTGTGGTCACAAGAATTAGCACTCGACCTGATGCCGATCTCGATGAAGAGATGCCAATCATGCGTGCGTGTGTGCGTGGCCGTAGCTATCGGAAATTTGTGTACCATCCGAATCGCCTAAAATACCCAATGAAACGTGTTGGTAAACGCGGAGAAGGGCGCTTTGAGCGGATCAGTTGGGAAGAAGCCACTACGCTTATCGCAAGCAACATGCAACGCATCAATGAACAATACGGCCCAGCTTCGCGCTTTGTTAGTTTAAGTACGGGTGTCACAGGGGGAATTTTCTCTGGGGCGAATATGCTACGTCGTTTATTCAATATGACGGGCGGTTTTTTAGAGAATTACCACTCGGTCAGTAACGGCAATACCATGGCGGTGACGCCGTATACTTACGGCACTTCCGCAAGTGGCAGCACCTTGGATACATTGGAAAATACCCCGCTGGTTATTTTATGGGGGCACAACCCTAATGAAACCATTTTTGGGCATTCCAATCATTATTTCCAAAAAATGAAGAAAAACGGCACAAAATTTATTGTTGTCGACCCTCGCTATTCCGATACGGCGTCGTCGTTAGCTGACCAATGGATCCCAATTTTACCAACTACAGATAACGCCATGATGGACGCGATGATGTATGTGATCATCAGTGAAAATCGCCATGACCAAGCTTTTATCGATAAATATACTGTCGGGTTCGATGAACATCAAATGCCTGATGGTGTGCCTGAAAACGAGTCACTCGTCGCGTATTTAATGGGTAAAAAAGATGGTGTGGTGAAAACCCCTGAATGGGCAGAGCCCATCACCAAAGTCCCTGCAGATACAATTCGCCAGTTAGCACGTGAATATGCCAGCACTAAACCCGCTGCACTAATGCAAGGTTGGGGGCCTCAACGCCATATTTGTGGCGAGCGCTCAGCGCGTGGAGCAACATTGTTAGCGACTATCACAGGTAATGTGGGTGTTAAAGGCGGCTGGGCTGCGGGCTATGGTATGGCAGTCACGCCTGATTTACGTAAAACCCTCGCGGGGCCAAGCCTATTTGAAAACCCTGTTAAGGCAAAAATAAACATCACCAATTGGGTACAAGCCTGTGAGGATAAAAACCTTGTTACGCCAAACAATGGCCTGAAAAATGCCGAAAAACTCGATACCGAGATCAAAATGATTTTCTCGTTAGCGGGTAATTATATGACCAACCAAAACCCCGATATTTTGCATGCCGCCAAAGTATTGGAGGATGAAAGCAAGGTGGAGTTTATCGTATACAGCGATTTGTATATGACACCAAGCGCGAAATACGCTGACATTTTACTGCCTGAAACCAGTTTTTTAGAACGCTGGAATGTAGGGGGAACTTGGGGAACGGGTAACTACATTATTTTATCTGAAAAAGTGATTGAGCCTGAGTTTGAGCGCCGCAGTGATTATGAGTGGCTGTGTGAAGTGGCTGAAAAACTTGGTGTTGGCGAGAAATTTAGTGAAGGCCGTACAGAAAAACAGTGGATTGAACATCTCGTTAATGATGCCCACCAAAAAAGCCCTGAGGATGGTATTCCGACCTTCGATGAACTGTTGGTTAAGCGCCGCCATTTACTGAAACACAAGCCACATACAGGGCATGTGGCTTTCGAAAAAAATATTAATGATATTGAAAATCACCCGTTTGAAACGCCATCAGGGAAGATTGAGATTTTTTCAAAACGCCTGTATGAGCGTAATGATGTTGATATTCCTGCATTATCTCATTATGTCCCTGCGATTGAAGGGCCTGAAGACGACTTAACGACACGTTTCCCGTTGCAGCTTATCACGTGGAAAGGTCGTAACCGTGCCAACTCAACGCAATTTGCTAACCCATGGTTGCAAGAAGTCCAGCGCCAAGAACTGTGGATCAACCCAATTGATGCTAAGCGCCGTGATATTAGCGAAGGTGACGCTGTCAAAGTGAATAATGACCGTGGTGTCACACAAGTGCCTGTGAAAATCACCCAGCGCATCATGCCGGGGGTCGTCGCACTGCAAGCCGGAGCATGGTGGCAGCCTGATGAAAATGGTATCGACCAAGGCGGGTGTGCCAACGTATTAACATCGGCGCGGAGCACGGCAATGGCACACGGAAATGCCCATCAAACATTATTGGTGGAGGTAACAAAAGCATGA
- a CDS encoding DMSO/selenate family reductase complex B subunit, giving the protein MSKFHVYPAVSDKQLGFYIDSARCSGCKACQVSCKDKNNLDVGRKYRRVYEVTGGEFIENGTGGLVNNVFAYTLSISCNHCADPMCVKNCPTTAMHKREGDGIVMVNTDKCVGCGTCAWSCPYGAPQMNPETQQMSKCDFCIDLQLKGEQPVCVATCPLGAIQFGPIDELRKRYGELADVRGLPDSSITHPNLVIHPHQGSGRQSQDTQGEAK; this is encoded by the coding sequence ATGAGTAAATTCCACGTTTATCCTGCAGTGAGTGACAAACAACTCGGGTTTTATATTGATTCGGCGCGCTGTTCGGGCTGTAAAGCATGCCAAGTGTCCTGTAAAGATAAAAATAACCTCGACGTCGGGCGCAAATACCGCCGCGTGTATGAAGTGACTGGCGGCGAGTTTATCGAAAACGGCACAGGGGGGCTGGTGAATAATGTCTTTGCCTATACGTTATCCATTTCATGCAACCACTGTGCCGACCCAATGTGTGTCAAGAATTGCCCAACTACAGCGATGCATAAGCGCGAAGGGGACGGCATCGTGATGGTCAATACAGACAAATGTGTAGGATGCGGTACTTGTGCATGGTCTTGCCCGTATGGTGCGCCACAGATGAACCCTGAAACACAGCAAATGTCGAAATGTGATTTTTGTATTGACCTACAACTTAAAGGTGAGCAACCCGTTTGCGTGGCAACTTGCCCGCTAGGCGCGATTCAGTTTGGTCCAATCGACGAGCTCAGAAAACGCTATGGTGAATTGGCAGATGTGCGAGGGCTACCAGATTCCTCGATCACACACCCTAACCTTGTTATTCATCCGCACCAAGGTTCTGGTCGCCAATCTCAAGATACTCAAGGAGAAGCCAAATGA
- a CDS encoding dimethyl sulfoxide reductase anchor subunit family protein: MNEWPLLLFTFLMQLSIGLSIMLGISAKKLSSAFAGKVNPQFFLWYLFVACVFAGVGLLSSISHLGVPINAPNSLLNIFSSWLSREVILTATYFTFLGLTFLWLWFKKELSYLLLGMAIIAGLCDVYAMASIYRYTSMLTWMNDNTYLMFYGTMLTAGAAGYYLLISVLLRFKAGSSLVQIPTRGLWILWAVIGVSLFIRLVYQPAYESYLVHTSYNNESITFPIDSIHAYQAIWSLRMTSWVVGMLAVIVLGFGIFRRMRTASSEVLTSSGQGYLVLGCGCAIVAEFMLRYCFYSIHI; this comes from the coding sequence ATGAACGAATGGCCATTATTGTTATTCACCTTTTTGATGCAGTTATCTATTGGGTTAAGCATCATGTTAGGAATTTCTGCAAAGAAACTGTCTTCGGCGTTTGCGGGGAAAGTTAATCCACAATTTTTCCTGTGGTATCTATTTGTGGCCTGTGTTTTTGCAGGCGTAGGGTTATTATCATCGATTAGCCACTTAGGTGTGCCAATCAATGCGCCTAACTCGTTGTTAAATATCTTTTCTTCTTGGCTAAGCCGAGAAGTGATATTGACGGCCACCTACTTTACGTTTTTAGGACTTACTTTTTTATGGCTTTGGTTTAAAAAAGAATTGTCTTATCTGCTGCTGGGTATGGCGATTATTGCGGGGCTTTGTGATGTGTATGCCATGGCGTCAATCTATCGTTATACCTCAATGTTAACGTGGATGAATGATAATACTTATCTGATGTTTTACGGCACGATGCTAACGGCTGGCGCGGCGGGTTATTATTTATTAATCAGCGTATTACTGCGTTTTAAGGCAGGCAGTTCTCTGGTACAAATCCCGACTCGTGGGTTATGGATATTATGGGCGGTTATTGGTGTTAGTTTATTTATTCGCTTAGTTTATCAACCTGCTTATGAAAGTTACCTTGTTCACACCAGTTATAACAACGAGTCGATAACCTTTCCTATTGACTCCATTCACGCCTATCAAGCCATTTGGTCATTACGTATGACCAGTTGGGTAGTGGGGATGTTAGCCGTGATAGTGCTCGGGTTTGGTATATTCCGCCGCATGCGTACAGCGTCAAGTGAGGTATTAACCTCAAGTGGTCAGGGGTATTTAGTGTTGGGGTGTGGCTGTGCGATTGTGGCTGAATTTATGCTGCGTTATTGCTTTTACTCTATTCATATTTAA
- a CDS encoding molecular chaperone TorD family protein, with amino-acid sequence MIHFSHYAAAFNILGTCYLFSPNDDASHYALSFFKLDDFATQWPCKISPQLSNRITQSLKIERQKLHEQWTNLFIGPNTLPAPPWGSVYLDPEGVLQGSSTQALSAFLQRERLKVQTRYPEPSDHVGLMLFQAAVLASEVRESALKELLVDHLESWLPQFSHQLNRTTSNSFYTSLTELALVTVKSCS; translated from the coding sequence ATGATCCATTTTTCACATTATGCAGCGGCCTTTAATATTTTAGGGACTTGTTATCTATTTTCACCCAATGATGATGCAAGTCACTACGCATTAAGTTTTTTTAAATTGGATGATTTTGCTACCCAGTGGCCTTGCAAAATAAGCCCTCAATTGAGCAATCGAATTACGCAATCTTTAAAGATTGAACGGCAAAAGTTACATGAGCAATGGACTAATTTATTTATTGGCCCTAATACATTACCGGCCCCGCCTTGGGGCTCGGTATACCTCGACCCCGAGGGGGTATTGCAAGGTTCTTCGACACAAGCGTTGAGCGCATTTTTACAGCGTGAGAGGTTAAAGGTGCAAACACGTTACCCTGAACCGTCAGACCATGTTGGTTTAATGTTATTTCAGGCTGCAGTGTTAGCGTCAGAGGTCAGAGAAAGTGCATTAAAAGAATTACTGGTTGATCACTTGGAAAGTTGGTTACCGCAATTTTCTCATCAACTAAATAGAACAACGTCAAATTCGTTTTATACGTCATTAACTGAGTTAGCGCTGGTAACGGTAAAGTCATGTA